In Thermococcus sp., the DNA window ATGTTTCCGCATACGCCGCACGTTGAGGCGGTGGTGGAGCTCGTGAAGAAGGAATAGGGACCTTAGCCCCCATCCTGCAGGAAAGTGTCAATGCTCGTCTGGCCGGCTTTCTTCGGTTCCCGTCCTTTCACATCACCTTCCAGCTTCTCCGCGATCTTCTTCAGCGTTTTCCAACTCCTCCTGACTATCGGCGGGAAGTTGCTGTGCTCGCGGTAGTATTCCTCAAGGAAGGCCCTTGTCCGCGGGTCGCTGGGGTAGCCACTCCCTATCTCGCCGTACTCCTCCTTCAGCCTCTCTATCGCCCTGTCACGGGTGACTTTCGCGAGGATTGAGGCGGCGGAAACGGGGATGAACTTGTCGTCTGCTTTATGTTCCGCCACGATCTCCGCCTTAAAGTCCAGACCTTTCCTAATGTCCTCGCCGAAGCGGGCCTCCTTAACGTCTGCGGCGTCTATGTAGACCACGTCGGGTTTCACTTTGAGAGAGTTCAAAGCTTTGATAAAGTTCTCGACCTCAAACTCATTGAGGGTGCCTTTCCTTGAGTCTATCTCCTCGGGCCAAAGTTCTATGAGTACGTAATCATCGATGAGTTTGATGATCTCGTTGTAGAGCCTCTCGCGTCGCTTTGGCGTCAGCCTCTTCGAGTCCCTGACACCGAGATCCGCCAGCTTTGGAACGTTATCTTCATCAACGACGACGGCCGCTATGACCATCGGGCCGATGACCGGTCCCCTGCCAGCCTCATCTATTCCAGCCAGCTTCCGTCCCACTTTTTCACCTCCTTAGGAGAAGCGTCCCGTATATCAGCCCCAGCATTATCGTCGCCAGACCGCTGGGTGGGATGTTAGTGAAGTAAGCGAGGGCAACCGAGGAGAGCTGAACGCCGAGGGTAACCAAGAGGCTCATTCCAAGCACCTTCCGCAGGTCACTGCTCACCATGAGGGCTATGGCTCCAGGGAGAACCGCAACCACCTGGAGGGTTATCAGGCCGACAGTTTGGACGATCAAGGCACCGATGGCACCAACTATGGTGTAGAGAATCATGAGGTAGGCGGTTGTGTTGCCACCGTAGCTCTCCATTCCGTCGGGATCAAAGCTGAGGTAGAGGAAGTCGCGGTAGAGGACGAGTATGATGAAGAACAGTACTGCACCGCCGATGGAGAGCGCCTCAAGGTTGGAGAGTGTAATCAAGAAGATGTCACCGGTGAGGTATGAGACTATATCCTCGCTCAGGGGAAAGTAGGGTCTACCGGCCATTACGTTGTAGAGGACACCGAAGCCCAAGACGGTCAGTCCGGCAGCGAAGCTCGCCACTATGCCAACCGCCGAATCCGGAGAAAACCCGCGCTTTTCAAGGTATGCTATGAGGAGGACAACCACAAGGGTGACAAACAGGGCCGTTAGCATGACTAGTGACAGGTTCTCAAAGATCAGGGCGAGTATCATGCCTAAAACCGCGCCGAAGAGAAGTGAGTGGAAGAGGGCATGGGTGAGGAAAGCCAGACCCTTCGTGTTTATCAGAGGGCTTAACATGCCCAGCAGGACGCTCACCATAATGCTCGCAAGGAAGGCGCGGAGGAGATACTCGGGAATCACTTCCCCCCACCCCCATGTCTGTAGAGATGGACATCGCCCGTAATGCAGAAAAGCTTTCCGCCGACTGGAATAACCCTCGCCAGGGGGCCATAGACCGATTTAACGACATCGTCCGTGAGAACATCCTCCGGCTTTCCAAAGGCTATTAACCTCCTGTTTATCAGCATAACCCTGTCACCAATGTCCAGTAGTGGGTTTATGTCGTGGGTCGTGATGACCATCGTGAGACCCTTCCGAGACTTTATCTTGCTGAGAATTCTTGCAACCTCAGCCCGGGCACTGGGGTCAAGTGATGAGAGGGGTTCATCGAGGAGGAGAAGCTTGGGATCGCTTATGAGTGCCCTCGCTAGGAGGATCTTCTGCTTCTGGCCACCGGAGAACTGGGAGAAGAGGCGCTCACCGAGTCCGTCGAGACCTACGAACTCAAGGGCTTCTTCTGCCCTCCTCATAGTCTCGGGTGGGATTTTGAAGTGAACGAAGCCCCTCCTGTAGACCGCACCCATCGCGACAACTTCGAGTGCCGTCAAAGGGACGCGTTCATTGAGGCTGTGGCTTTGAGGCACATAACCTATAAACTCACGCGCCTCACAGGGGTTCTTTCCAAAAACCTCAAGCTTTCCGGTGTACTCCCTGTGGAAGCATGATACGGTTTTGAGTAGGCTGGTCTTGCCTGCACCGTTCGGTCCAAGGAGGAGGAGCGTCTCACCCTTCTCAATGGAAAAACTCACTCCTCCTAGGGCAGGCTTTCCGTTGTAGAGTATCGTGAGGTTCTCTGCGGTTATGGCCTCCATTTCCATCTCCATGTTCATGTTAAGGAGGTCATTTTTAAACTTTCATGCGGTTAT includes these proteins:
- a CDS encoding metal ABC transporter ATP-binding protein; the protein is MEAITAENLTILYNGKPALGGVSFSIEKGETLLLLGPNGAGKTSLLKTVSCFHREYTGKLEVFGKNPCEAREFIGYVPQSHSLNERVPLTALEVVAMGAVYRRGFVHFKIPPETMRRAEEALEFVGLDGLGERLFSQFSGGQKQKILLARALISDPKLLLLDEPLSSLDPSARAEVARILSKIKSRKGLTMVITTHDINPLLDIGDRVMLINRRLIAFGKPEDVLTDDVVKSVYGPLARVIPVGGKLFCITGDVHLYRHGGGGK
- the rnhB gene encoding ribonuclease HII translates to MGRKLAGIDEAGRGPVIGPMVIAAVVVDEDNVPKLADLGVRDSKRLTPKRRERLYNEIIKLIDDYVLIELWPEEIDSRKGTLNEFEVENFIKALNSLKVKPDVVYIDAADVKEARFGEDIRKGLDFKAEIVAEHKADDKFIPVSAASILAKVTRDRAIERLKEEYGEIGSGYPSDPRTRAFLEEYYREHSNFPPIVRRSWKTLKKIAEKLEGDVKGREPKKAGQTSIDTFLQDGG
- a CDS encoding metal ABC transporter permease — protein: MIPEYLLRAFLASIMVSVLLGMLSPLINTKGLAFLTHALFHSLLFGAVLGMILALIFENLSLVMLTALFVTLVVVLLIAYLEKRGFSPDSAVGIVASFAAGLTVLGFGVLYNVMAGRPYFPLSEDIVSYLTGDIFLITLSNLEALSIGGAVLFFIILVLYRDFLYLSFDPDGMESYGGNTTAYLMILYTIVGAIGALIVQTVGLITLQVVAVLPGAIALMVSSDLRKVLGMSLLVTLGVQLSSVALAYFTNIPPSGLATIMLGLIYGTLLLRR